One window from the genome of Moorena sp. SIOASIH encodes:
- a CDS encoding ABC transporter permease subunit — translation MALNNLVNQLGELNPQVFREVKGRFKQRNVLITVAISLVSQLMLLIGFATQLPVADGDRTIYNRYCTGVKYDYQIPCLPDGLGGFEINWPLWWQDVFVWLSIIGIFSLLVVGTYMLISDLSKEESRGTLNFLRLTPQSSRSILGGKLLGVPALLYLAVGFALPLHFCAAIAGQIHLIELLGFYTVLATSCLFCYSMALLFGLVGRSLGGFQAWLGSGAVLIFLWITTMVIHDSGVSNYPTDWLTLFNPTIVLPYLIDSNSFDAGRIHTYHRSFQDLRWFGIHIGASFWSMAGFVVLNYGVGSYWFGQGLNRCFHNPKATLINKQQSYWLTASLQAVILGFALNPQVKNWGGYTHGLEENSEMLLVFNLVLFLALIAALSPHRQTLQDWARYRHQDRTFRKKGGLIADLIWGDKSPAVVAVAINCAIASAMLLPWILLWPANEYKIPALFALLLNSSIIMIYATVAQLMLLMKTQKRAAGAVITVGGLILLPPILFSIGSMHPYETPALWLFSAFHWTSLQHATATSVFLAIIAQSLALTLLNVQLGRQLRQAGESTTKALLSGKTQLPVTAD, via the coding sequence ATGGCACTTAATAATTTAGTTAACCAACTTGGGGAATTGAATCCCCAGGTGTTTCGAGAAGTCAAAGGCCGTTTCAAACAGCGCAATGTCCTGATTACAGTGGCAATATCCTTGGTTAGTCAGTTGATGCTGCTGATCGGTTTTGCAACTCAGCTACCAGTAGCTGATGGTGATCGTACCATTTACAATCGATATTGCACTGGTGTCAAGTACGATTATCAGATTCCTTGCCTACCAGATGGCTTGGGAGGTTTTGAGATTAACTGGCCTCTTTGGTGGCAAGATGTATTTGTCTGGCTGAGTATTATCGGTATTTTCAGCTTGTTAGTGGTTGGCACCTATATGCTAATCAGTGACCTCTCCAAAGAAGAAAGTCGTGGCACCCTCAACTTTCTGCGCCTGACACCTCAGTCAAGCCGGAGTATCCTAGGTGGCAAACTACTGGGGGTACCAGCATTGCTTTATCTAGCAGTTGGTTTCGCCCTACCATTGCATTTTTGTGCAGCTATTGCTGGTCAAATCCATTTGATTGAGCTTTTAGGATTTTACACCGTTCTCGCTACCAGTTGCCTATTTTGCTATAGTATGGCGCTACTATTTGGCTTAGTTGGCAGATCTCTAGGAGGTTTCCAAGCTTGGTTAGGTTCTGGTGCTGTACTCATCTTCTTGTGGATCACGACCATGGTGATTCATGACAGTGGTGTCAGCAATTACCCAACTGACTGGCTAACTTTATTTAATCCCACCATTGTCTTACCATACCTGATTGATTCTAATTCCTTTGATGCGGGTAGGATTCATACTTATCACCGTAGTTTCCAAGATTTGCGCTGGTTTGGTATCCATATCGGTGCCAGTTTCTGGAGTATGGCTGGTTTTGTTGTCCTCAACTACGGTGTTGGGAGCTACTGGTTTGGGCAAGGGCTAAATCGTTGCTTCCATAACCCTAAAGCTACCCTGATTAACAAGCAACAGAGTTACTGGCTGACCGCTAGCTTGCAAGCAGTGATTTTAGGATTTGCCCTCAACCCTCAAGTCAAGAACTGGGGTGGTTATACCCATGGCTTGGAAGAGAATTCAGAGATGCTGCTGGTGTTCAACCTGGTGCTGTTTTTAGCTCTGATTGCTGCCTTGAGTCCCCATCGACAAACCTTACAAGATTGGGCGCGTTACCGACATCAGGATCGGACTTTCCGCAAAAAAGGAGGGCTGATAGCTGACTTAATCTGGGGTGACAAAAGTCCCGCTGTGGTGGCAGTGGCAATAAATTGTGCGATCGCATCTGCAATGTTGCTGCCCTGGATATTACTTTGGCCTGCCAATGAGTACAAGATACCTGCCCTGTTCGCACTGTTGCTCAATAGCAGTATTATCATGATTTACGCCACAGTTGCTCAGTTGATGCTGTTGATGAAAACACAGAAGCGAGCCGCTGGTGCAGTGATAACAGTAGGAGGATTGATTCTCTTACCGCCCATCCTGTTCTCGATTGGGTCGATGCATCCCTATGAAACTCCTGCTTTATGGCTATTTTCCGCATTTCATTGGACTAGTTTGCAGCATGCTACTGCAACTAGTGTTTTCTTGGCCATCATTGCTCAGTCCCTAGCCCTAACGTTATTGAACGTACAGCTAGGACGACAATTGCGACAAGCAGGAGAATCCACAACTAAAGCGTTGCTGTCTGGAAAAACCCAATTACCTGTCACTGCTGATTAA
- a CDS encoding recombinase family protein, with protein MCYCRVSTNKQRDDLDRLLAYLHSLFPDAEVIFDIGSGLNYKRKGLRAILERIVLGDKLTIVVACRDRLTRFGFELIEYLVGLNGGKILVLSQPESCPESELTADLL; from the coding sequence ATCTGCTACTGCCGAGTCAGTACCAACAAACAAAGAGACGATCTCGACAGACTTCTCGCCTATCTCCATTCCCTCTTCCCCGACGCCGAAGTTATCTTTGATATCGGGTCAGGTCTCAACTACAAAAGGAAAGGGCTTAGAGCCATATTGGAGCGAATTGTCCTTGGAGATAAGCTCACGATTGTTGTTGCCTGTAGAGACAGACTTACCCGATTTGGGTTTGAACTCATTGAATACTTGGTCGGTCTCAACGGTGGAAAAATCCTGGTTCTCAGCCAACCTGAAAGCTGTCCGGAATCCGAACTTACCGCAGATCTTCTCTGA
- a CDS encoding transposase encodes MIRKWFGVSRYVFNETVKILQSGEVKANWKAIKTEILNNLPEWCKEVPYQIKSIAIKDACTAVMEAKKKYKKTSQINRVRFRSRKNPIQSCYIPKSAVSELGIYHTKLGKLTYAEGLPDDICDCRLTSNNGDCYLVVPHKVTISPVENQGRVVALDPGVRTFVTFFSETSVGKIGHGDFSRIQRLCQYLDNLLSKISKAKRGEKRRMRKAARRMVIKIQNLINELHHKTARFLVDNFDVILLPTFETSQMSRKGNRKIISKTVRNMLTFAHYRFKEFLKHKAQETGKVVVDVCEAYTSKTVSWTGELINIGGSKTIRSKVDGKVMDRDINGARGIFLRALGDTPWLREQLALVSQDLPLVDSGS; translated from the coding sequence ATGATTCGCAAATGGTTTGGAGTGTCCCGTTACGTATTCAATGAAACCGTCAAAATACTCCAAAGTGGCGAAGTAAAAGCCAACTGGAAAGCAATAAAAACTGAAATACTCAATAACCTCCCCGAGTGGTGCAAGGAAGTACCTTATCAGATTAAATCGATAGCGATAAAGGACGCTTGCACTGCCGTCATGGAAGCTAAGAAAAAGTACAAAAAAACATCACAAATTAATCGGGTAAGATTTAGATCCAGGAAGAACCCTATCCAGTCTTGTTATATTCCTAAGTCAGCCGTTTCTGAATTAGGAATATATCATACTAAACTGGGTAAACTGACTTATGCTGAAGGTTTACCTGATGACATTTGTGATTGCCGACTAACTAGTAACAATGGAGATTGCTATCTAGTAGTCCCTCACAAAGTGACTATATCCCCCGTCGAAAACCAAGGCAGAGTAGTCGCTTTAGACCCTGGGGTCAGAACTTTCGTTACTTTTTTCAGTGAGACATCCGTAGGGAAAATTGGGCACGGAGATTTTTCTCGTATTCAACGACTGTGTCAGTATTTAGATAATTTGCTGTCTAAAATCAGTAAAGCTAAACGCGGGGAAAAGCGTCGGATGAGAAAAGCTGCTAGACGAATGGTTATCAAGATTCAGAATCTAATAAATGAGCTTCATCATAAGACAGCTAGGTTCTTAGTTGATAATTTCGATGTGATTCTACTTCCTACCTTTGAAACATCTCAGATGTCTAGGAAAGGAAATAGAAAAATTATATCTAAAACTGTTCGTAACATGCTCACTTTCGCTCACTATCGTTTCAAGGAATTCTTGAAGCATAAAGCTCAAGAAACTGGAAAAGTTGTGGTAGATGTCTGCGAAGCTTACACCAGCAAGACAGTTAGCTGGACAGGTGAGTTAATTAACATCGGTGGCAGCAAGACTATTAGATCAAAAGTTGATGGCAAAGTCATGGACAGAGACATCAACGGCGCTCGTGGGATATTTCTACGAGCTTTGGGAGATACCCCCTGGCTGCGAGAGCAGCTTGCATTAGTGAGCCAGGATTTGCCTTTGGTAGATTCTGGTAGCTAA
- the leuB gene encoding 3-isopropylmalate dehydrogenase, whose translation MTYSYRITLLPGDGIGPEIMAVAVDVLNFVGKRFDINFKFTEALIGGVAIDATNEPLPTDTLELCRNSDAVLLAAIGGYKWDNLPRHQRPETGLLGLRAGLGLFANLRPATIFPQLIDASTLKRNVVEGVDIMVVRELTGGIYFGQPKGIFNQETGEKRGVNTMAYTEAEIDRIARVGFETAKKRGGKLCSVDKANVLDVSQLWRDRITTLAAEYPDVELSHLYVDNAAMQLVRAPKQFDTIVTGNMFGDILSDAAAMLTGSIGMLPSASLSESSPGVFEPVHGSAPDIAGQDKANPLAMVLSAAMMLRYGLDQPEAADCIEQAVVKVLDKGDRTGDIISEGMNLLGCRAMGDSLIECLEQS comes from the coding sequence ATGACTTACTCCTACCGCATTACCCTACTCCCTGGTGACGGGATTGGCCCAGAAATCATGGCAGTAGCTGTAGATGTGTTGAACTTTGTTGGCAAGAGATTCGATATTAATTTTAAATTTACAGAAGCCCTAATCGGTGGCGTAGCTATTGATGCTACTAATGAACCCCTACCTACTGATACTCTAGAACTATGTCGCAATAGTGATGCGGTTTTACTCGCTGCCATTGGAGGATACAAGTGGGATAATCTCCCCCGCCACCAACGACCAGAAACGGGATTGTTGGGATTAAGAGCAGGGTTAGGGTTGTTTGCGAATCTGCGACCAGCCACAATATTCCCCCAACTGATTGATGCCTCGACCTTGAAACGAAACGTGGTTGAAGGGGTAGATATTATGGTGGTTAGAGAACTGACTGGTGGCATCTACTTTGGACAACCTAAAGGGATTTTTAATCAGGAAACTGGGGAGAAACGGGGAGTCAATACTATGGCTTACACCGAAGCCGAAATTGACCGCATTGCTAGAGTAGGGTTTGAAACGGCTAAAAAACGCGGTGGTAAACTGTGTTCCGTGGATAAAGCTAATGTGTTGGATGTGTCTCAGTTGTGGCGCGATCGCATTACAACCCTAGCAGCGGAATATCCGGATGTGGAACTGTCTCACCTATACGTGGATAATGCCGCTATGCAATTGGTCAGAGCTCCGAAACAATTTGATACCATTGTTACAGGTAATATGTTCGGGGATATTTTATCGGATGCTGCTGCCATGCTTACGGGTAGTATTGGCATGTTACCCTCTGCCAGTTTAAGCGAATCTAGCCCTGGAGTGTTTGAACCGGTTCATGGCTCAGCTCCAGATATTGCGGGTCAAGATAAAGCCAATCCCCTAGCGATGGTACTCAGTGCTGCGATGATGTTACGTTATGGCTTAGACCAGCCTGAAGCAGCAGATTGTATTGAACAAGCAGTTGTCAAGGTTTTAGATAAAGGCGATCGCACAGGAGATATCATCTCAGAAGGCATGAATCTCTTAGGTTGTCGGGCTATGGGAGATTCCCTAATTGAGTGCTTAGAGCAATCTTGA
- the ilvB gene encoding biosynthetic-type acetolactate synthase large subunit translates to MQSQVISTTPGSSTTPTRRTGAFALMDSLHRHGVTHIFGYPGGAILPIYDELYHWEAAGKIQHILVRHEQGASHAADGYARATGKVGICFATSGPGATNLVTGIATAHMDSIPLICVTGQVARAAIGSDAFQETDIFGITLPVVKHSYVVRNPADMAQIVAEAFHIASTGRPGPVLIDVPKDVGLEECDYVPVEANQLKLVGYRPTVKGNPRQINQALNLIRQARRPLLYVGGGTIAAGAHDELRQLAEIFQIPVTTTLMGKGAFDESHPLSVKMLGMHGTAYANFAVSECDLLIAVGTRFDDRVTGKLDQFACHAQVIHIDIDPAEVGKNRSPQVPIVGDVRRVLQDMLRRYQEMSISAEPNQTQEWLARINRWRQEYPLQVPEYPDSLSPQEVIVEVGRQAPKAYYTTDVGQHQMWAAQFLNNGPRQWISSGGLGTMGYGMPAAMGVQVAFRDQQVICIAGDASIQMNIQELGTLAQYGINVKTVIINNGWQGMVRQWQEAFYGQRYSSSNMEVGMPDFVQLAQAYGVKGMIVTSRDELQDAIAQMLAYDGPVLLDVHVTKDENCYPMVAPGKSNAQMIGLPEKPLLKNPTELIYCSNCGAKNVASNNFCPECGTKL, encoded by the coding sequence GTGCAATCCCAAGTAATCTCAACAACCCCAGGCTCATCAACTACCCCCACTCGCCGCACAGGAGCATTTGCTCTAATGGATAGTCTCCACCGTCACGGTGTGACCCATATCTTCGGCTATCCCGGTGGAGCAATTCTACCCATATATGATGAACTATACCACTGGGAAGCTGCTGGTAAAATACAGCACATTCTAGTCCGACACGAGCAAGGAGCATCCCACGCTGCTGATGGTTATGCCCGTGCTACTGGCAAAGTCGGTATTTGTTTTGCTACATCTGGTCCGGGAGCCACTAACCTAGTTACTGGTATAGCTACCGCTCACATGGACTCAATTCCCCTAATCTGTGTAACTGGTCAAGTCGCCCGTGCTGCTATTGGTTCTGATGCGTTCCAGGAAACCGACATCTTTGGGATTACCCTGCCCGTTGTCAAACACTCCTATGTGGTGCGTAACCCTGCTGATATGGCGCAGATTGTTGCCGAAGCCTTCCACATCGCTAGCACCGGACGTCCTGGGCCAGTCCTGATTGACGTACCCAAAGACGTGGGTTTAGAGGAATGTGACTATGTACCGGTGGAAGCTAATCAACTCAAGTTGGTGGGCTATCGTCCAACAGTGAAGGGCAATCCCCGCCAAATTAACCAAGCCCTCAATTTAATTCGGCAAGCACGACGACCTCTGCTTTACGTTGGTGGTGGAACCATTGCTGCTGGTGCCCATGATGAACTGCGCCAACTAGCAGAAATCTTCCAAATTCCGGTAACTACCACGTTGATGGGTAAGGGAGCATTTGATGAATCCCATCCCCTATCGGTAAAAATGCTGGGGATGCATGGCACTGCTTATGCTAACTTTGCCGTTAGTGAGTGTGACTTACTGATTGCTGTAGGGACAAGGTTTGATGACCGGGTGACCGGGAAACTGGATCAGTTTGCCTGTCACGCTCAAGTGATTCACATCGACATTGATCCGGCTGAGGTGGGGAAAAACCGCTCTCCCCAAGTACCGATTGTAGGGGATGTGCGCCGGGTTTTGCAAGATATGTTGCGCCGTTACCAGGAAATGAGTATCTCAGCAGAACCTAATCAAACCCAGGAGTGGCTAGCACGGATTAACCGTTGGCGTCAGGAATATCCCTTGCAGGTGCCTGAATACCCCGATAGTCTATCTCCCCAAGAAGTGATTGTAGAGGTAGGGCGTCAAGCACCAAAGGCTTACTACACCACGGATGTCGGTCAACATCAGATGTGGGCAGCACAATTTCTTAATAATGGACCGCGCCAGTGGATTTCCAGTGGGGGATTGGGAACTATGGGCTATGGAATGCCAGCAGCCATGGGAGTCCAGGTAGCATTCCGAGATCAGCAAGTGATTTGTATTGCCGGTGATGCCAGTATTCAGATGAATATCCAGGAACTGGGTACCCTGGCTCAATATGGCATCAATGTTAAGACCGTGATTATTAACAACGGTTGGCAGGGAATGGTACGCCAGTGGCAAGAAGCGTTCTATGGGCAGCGTTATTCCTCTTCAAATATGGAAGTCGGGATGCCGGATTTTGTGCAACTGGCTCAGGCTTACGGGGTTAAGGGCATGATAGTTACCAGTCGGGATGAACTACAGGATGCGATCGCACAAATGCTAGCCTACGATGGTCCTGTGTTGTTAGATGTTCATGTAACCAAAGACGAGAATTGTTACCCAATGGTAGCCCCTGGTAAGAGTAATGCCCAAATGATCGGTTTACCAGAAAAACCATTACTCAAGAACCCTACGGAACTAATTTATTGCAGTAACTGTGGTGCCAAGAATGTAGCAAGTAACAATTTTTGTCCTGAGTGCGGCACCAAGCTTTAA
- a CDS encoding transposase, which translates to MFNLTYEFKLKPTKQQSQIFDEWLEVTRRVYNYALAERKDWYKSRSCQLNSCSLRSCYIISADATRPTYGSQCKSLTAAKKKNPNLKKVQSQVLQQTLKRVETAFTLLWERNTGFPRFKKKGRMRSFVFPQMKGNRLQPGMVKLPVIGWVRFRQSRNIPEDGVIKQARIVKRVSGWYVMLTIQWNADIPSPMPHGEPLGIDLGLTSFVATSNGLLVKRPKFFGDAERKLRWLQKRVSRKPFGSKNRQKAQNKVAKLHEYIANCRKDWHRKLSHQLCDNAGMIFVEDLNLVGLSRGMLGKHCLDAGFGQFLGILEQTCVHRGVYFQKVDARKTSQICPNCLTETGKKTLAERTHVCGNCGYTTDRDVAAAQVVTIRGLAAVGHTVKMLAEGKFIGIPLKQESSFL; encoded by the coding sequence ATGTTTAATCTTACCTACGAGTTCAAACTCAAACCCACCAAGCAACAATCCCAAATATTTGACGAGTGGCTAGAAGTAACTCGTAGGGTCTATAATTATGCTTTAGCTGAGCGTAAAGACTGGTACAAGTCTCGTAGTTGTCAATTAAACTCCTGTAGCCTTCGTAGTTGCTACATCATTTCTGCGGATGCCACCCGTCCTACCTATGGAAGTCAATGTAAGTCCTTAACAGCTGCAAAGAAGAAAAACCCTAATTTAAAAAAGGTTCAATCTCAGGTATTGCAGCAAACTCTCAAAAGGGTTGAGACTGCTTTCACGCTTTTGTGGGAGCGTAATACGGGGTTTCCACGGTTTAAAAAAAAAGGAAGAATGAGGTCTTTTGTCTTTCCGCAAATGAAAGGGAATAGACTTCAGCCTGGTATGGTTAAACTTCCTGTTATCGGTTGGGTAAGGTTTCGCCAATCACGGAATATTCCCGAAGATGGAGTAATCAAGCAAGCCCGCATAGTTAAAAGGGTTTCTGGTTGGTATGTGATGTTGACGATTCAATGGAATGCTGATATTCCATCGCCAATGCCCCATGGTGAACCATTAGGAATTGATTTAGGATTAACCAGTTTTGTAGCTACTTCTAATGGTCTTTTAGTCAAGCGCCCAAAGTTTTTTGGTGATGCCGAACGCAAGCTGAGATGGCTGCAGAAGCGTGTTTCTAGAAAACCTTTTGGCTCAAAGAATCGACAAAAAGCGCAAAATAAAGTAGCCAAACTACATGAGTACATTGCTAATTGTCGCAAGGATTGGCACAGAAAGCTTTCTCACCAACTTTGTGACAATGCAGGGATGATATTTGTAGAAGACTTAAACTTGGTAGGTTTGTCCCGTGGAATGTTAGGAAAGCATTGTCTAGACGCTGGCTTTGGTCAATTTTTGGGCATATTAGAACAAACTTGCGTCCATCGTGGCGTCTATTTCCAGAAAGTAGATGCACGTAAAACAAGTCAGATTTGTCCAAATTGCTTAACTGAGACTGGCAAAAAGACTTTAGCTGAACGTACCCATGTTTGTGGAAATTGCGGCTACACAACCGATAGAGATGTGGCAGCTGCCCAAGTAGTCACTATACGTGGACTTGCAGCCGTGGGACACACGGTCAAGATGCTTGCTGAGGGTAAATTCATAGGAATCCCTTTGAAGCAAGAATCCTCGTTCTTATAG
- a CDS encoding HNH endonuclease signature motif containing protein, which produces MSDKSIKAKHRQTVESRAQGCCEYCRIQARFATQSFSIEHIQPLSRGGKSELDNLALA; this is translated from the coding sequence ATGTCTGATAAATCAATTAAAGCAAAACATAGACAAACAGTTGAATCACGAGCTCAAGGATGTTGTGAATATTGCCGGATCCAAGCTCGCTTTGCCACCCAATCTTTTTCGATCGAACATATCCAACCTCTAAGTCGAGGGGGAAAATCTGAACTCGATAACTTAGCCCTAGCCTGA
- a CDS encoding transposase: protein MYKTVPVKANFSDEEEVFWEFQCQQANNLFNSAVYYSRQKHYDWLRQQPEAYTTYWRDDLLRQGWKTYKCSIKYAELCRELKESPNYKAMAAQSAQQTLKTVAESITSYNQLVGLYYKGQVDKPRLLRYRKKGGLAAVSFPRQALNYKNGLFYPSISKESKPELLTEITLEAPEFIDPDWVKEVTIRPCYGQLWIDWVIEDGKQPVKNNPNLDYSQAWSFDHGGTNWLTGVSTKGKSLIIDGRKLKSMNQGYARLVSKHKTGKPDFYWDTNLDRVQRKRNNQMRDSINKAARFIINRCLTDGIGNIVIGWNERHKNGSIMGKRGNQNFVVIPTKRLINRLEQLCPEYGIKLTVTEESYTSKASLLDEDSLPKHGEKPSGWKPSGKRVRRGLYKSSKGYLVNADCNGAGNIARKVAVQLGLDLTKAGRGALTLPHRYDIFNSLKKSYRTRSVRVASAKADSGTGKPLPRSNIVESPVLQPGEMSRAVT, encoded by the coding sequence GTGTACAAGACTGTCCCAGTTAAAGCTAACTTTTCAGATGAAGAGGAAGTATTCTGGGAATTTCAGTGTCAACAAGCAAATAATCTGTTTAATTCTGCTGTTTACTACTCAAGACAAAAGCATTATGACTGGTTAAGACAGCAACCAGAAGCTTATACAACATATTGGAGAGATGATTTACTGCGACAAGGCTGGAAAACTTATAAATGCAGTATCAAGTATGCTGAACTTTGCAGGGAGTTAAAGGAAAGTCCTAACTATAAGGCAATGGCCGCTCAGTCAGCACAACAGACTCTCAAGACAGTGGCTGAGTCAATCACAAGCTATAACCAATTGGTGGGTTTGTACTACAAGGGTCAAGTTGATAAACCAAGACTTCTTAGGTACAGAAAGAAAGGTGGTCTAGCCGCTGTTAGTTTTCCAAGACAAGCTCTTAATTACAAGAATGGATTATTTTATCCGTCAATAAGTAAAGAGAGTAAACCTGAGTTGCTCACTGAAATCACTTTGGAGGCTCCCGAGTTTATAGATCCAGACTGGGTAAAAGAAGTAACAATTCGGCCATGTTATGGACAGCTATGGATTGACTGGGTTATTGAGGATGGTAAGCAGCCAGTCAAAAACAATCCCAACCTAGATTACTCTCAGGCTTGGAGTTTCGATCATGGTGGAACTAATTGGTTGACCGGAGTTTCAACTAAAGGTAAAAGCCTGATAATTGATGGTCGCAAGCTCAAGTCCATGAACCAGGGATACGCCAGGTTAGTATCAAAGCACAAAACAGGAAAGCCTGATTTTTACTGGGATACAAACCTTGATAGAGTTCAACGGAAGCGTAATAATCAAATGCGGGATAGCATCAATAAAGCAGCTAGATTTATTATTAATCGCTGTCTTACTGATGGAATCGGCAATATAGTAATTGGTTGGAATGAAAGACATAAAAATGGCTCAATAATGGGGAAACGGGGTAACCAAAACTTTGTGGTTATACCCACAAAAAGATTAATCAACAGACTCGAACAACTATGCCCTGAGTACGGCATAAAATTAACGGTAACAGAGGAATCTTATACTAGCAAAGCGTCTTTATTGGATGAGGATTCATTACCTAAACACGGTGAAAAACCCAGTGGATGGAAACCTTCCGGCAAAAGAGTAAGGCGTGGTTTGTACAAGTCTTCTAAAGGATACCTGGTGAATGCTGATTGTAATGGTGCTGGAAACATTGCCAGGAAAGTAGCTGTACAGTTAGGTCTTGATCTAACCAAGGCAGGTAGGGGAGCTTTGACACTCCCACATCGATATGATATTTTTAATTCTCTTAAAAAATCATATCGAACAAGAAGCGTTCGCGTAGCGTCGGCGAAAGCCGATAGTGGCACGGGAAAACCGCTGCCACGTAGCAACATTGTAGAATCCCCCGTGCTTCAGCCGGGGGAGATGTCAAGAGCAGTTACTTAG
- a CDS encoding MerR family DNA-binding transcriptional regulator, translating into MALIPIRKAVELTGLSRNTLRKYADNGTLRCERNPGGTRLFH; encoded by the coding sequence ATGGCACTTATACCAATCCGTAAGGCGGTCGAACTTACGGGGCTATCAAGGAATACGTTAAGAAAGTACGCAGATAATGGCACCCTCAGATGCGAAAGGAATCCAGGAGGAACTAGACTATTTCATTGA
- a CDS encoding ABC transporter ATP-binding protein: MVKELAIDTRGLTKQFDRHVAVHEVDLQVESGEVYGLIGPNGAGKTTLIRMLAAAEEPTTGEIYINGQRLLRDQSNPRLKQRLGYLPDDFPLYEDLTVWDYLDYFARLYKLRGSKRRQRLYDVLELIELTNKRNSLISTLSRGMKQRLSLARTIIHEPILLLLDEPVSGLDPIARMKFREIIKVLQEAGMTILISSHVLSDLAQLCSSVGIMELGYLVESAPLDEFYQRLGRQHILLSSLGQLDVVKGELKNNPLVEDWEILPEPGRMRIYFSGGQEDCAQLLRTLLNAGIPLTEFQCSQEDLETIFLKLGHQQAS; this comes from the coding sequence ATGGTAAAAGAACTGGCTATTGATACCCGTGGACTCACGAAGCAATTCGACCGCCATGTGGCTGTACATGAGGTAGATTTGCAAGTGGAAAGCGGTGAAGTTTACGGCTTAATTGGACCGAATGGTGCTGGGAAAACCACCCTGATTCGGATGTTAGCTGCAGCGGAAGAACCTACCACTGGTGAGATTTACATCAATGGTCAGCGTTTGCTAAGAGATCAAAGCAATCCTAGGCTAAAACAGCGTTTAGGTTATCTACCTGATGATTTTCCCCTTTATGAAGATTTGACGGTTTGGGACTACCTAGACTACTTCGCACGTCTATATAAATTAAGAGGCTCAAAACGCCGACAACGCTTATACGATGTTCTGGAACTGATTGAATTAACCAACAAGCGTAATAGTTTGATTTCTACCCTATCCCGGGGGATGAAACAGCGCCTGAGCCTGGCTCGAACTATTATTCATGAACCGATTTTACTGCTGCTGGATGAGCCAGTCTCTGGTCTTGACCCCATTGCTAGAATGAAGTTTCGGGAAATTATTAAGGTTCTCCAAGAAGCGGGGATGACCATTCTGATTTCTTCCCATGTCCTGAGTGATTTAGCCCAACTGTGTAGTTCAGTAGGCATCATGGAATTAGGGTATCTGGTAGAAAGCGCACCCCTAGATGAGTTTTACCAGCGTCTTGGTCGCCAGCACATTCTGTTGTCAAGCCTAGGTCAGCTGGATGTAGTTAAAGGGGAATTGAAAAATAATCCCCTTGTAGAAGACTGGGAAATATTACCAGAACCAGGTCGGATGCGGATTTATTTTTCAGGAGGTCAAGAGGATTGTGCACAGCTATTGCGTACGCTGCTTAATGCTGGGATTCCCTTGACAGAATTCCAGTGCTCTCAGGAAGACTTAGAAACAATTTTCCTGAAATTAGGTCATCAGCAAGCATCATAG